From Chloroflexota bacterium, a single genomic window includes:
- a CDS encoding ABC transporter substrate-binding protein, whose translation MTTPSDASLTPSRLSRRRWLTIAAAAAGAVAVSGASATAASAASLAGQTAAAPAVVQSPAAQMKASQVMNWFAQSSQGGFFNGVRNGHYASAGVDMTIEQGGPQISAVPLVAAGRHTFGMVTADAVLSAREEGIPIVMVFPAFQRNPQGLMFHASNPVSDFSELNGRKVYVSGAGIFWRVISAKYNLTDVQQFAYNGQLATFLSDETNVSQCFVTSEPQILKGQGKEVGFLVNADSGFNPYQNAMVCMESTIRDQPDLVQAYVSASLKAWIEYINDPQPTLQYIKAEYNKDKDLEIEAKVFEAEKAGFFTGAEGWDPSKMARMTDERWSELYTMMRQYGILTKDQDYTKAFDASFVEKAHASMM comes from the coding sequence GTGACCACTCCGTCTGACGCGTCGCTGACCCCATCGCGCCTGAGCCGCCGCCGCTGGCTGACCATCGCTGCTGCCGCGGCGGGTGCCGTCGCCGTGAGCGGCGCGAGCGCTACCGCGGCCAGCGCTGCCAGTCTGGCGGGGCAGACTGCTGCCGCGCCGGCCGTCGTCCAGTCGCCAGCCGCCCAGATGAAGGCCAGCCAGGTGATGAACTGGTTCGCCCAGTCCTCGCAGGGCGGTTTCTTCAACGGCGTCCGCAACGGCCACTACGCTTCCGCCGGCGTGGACATGACTATCGAGCAGGGTGGCCCGCAGATCTCGGCGGTGCCGCTGGTGGCGGCCGGCCGCCACACCTTCGGCATGGTGACGGCGGATGCCGTCCTCTCCGCGCGCGAAGAGGGCATCCCGATCGTCATGGTCTTCCCGGCCTTCCAGCGCAACCCGCAGGGCCTGATGTTCCATGCCAGCAACCCGGTCTCGGACTTCTCCGAGCTGAACGGCCGCAAGGTCTACGTCTCGGGCGCTGGGATCTTCTGGCGGGTGATCTCGGCGAAGTACAACCTGACCGACGTCCAGCAGTTCGCCTACAACGGCCAGCTCGCGACGTTCCTCTCGGACGAGACCAACGTCTCGCAGTGCTTCGTCACCTCCGAGCCGCAGATCCTCAAGGGCCAGGGCAAGGAAGTCGGCTTCCTGGTCAACGCCGACTCCGGCTTCAACCCGTACCAGAACGCGATGGTCTGCATGGAGTCCACCATCCGCGATCAGCCGGATCTGGTGCAGGCGTACGTCAGCGCCTCGCTCAAGGCCTGGATCGAGTACATCAACGACCCGCAGCCGACGCTCCAGTACATCAAGGCCGAGTACAACAAGGACAAGGACCTGGAGATCGAGGCGAAGGTGTTCGAGGCCGAGAAGGCCGGCTTCTTCACCGGCGCCGAGGGCTGGGACCCGTCGAAGATGGCCCGCATGACCGACGAGCGCTGGTCTGAGCTGTACACCATGATGCGGCAGTACGGCATCCTGACCAAGGATCAGGACTACACGAAGGCGTTCGACGCGAGCTTCGTGGAGAAGGCCCACGCCTCGATGATGTAG
- a CDS encoding GAF domain-containing protein, producing MVQHLETGHHGGERLHAATPLRSDGSSLPFLTQVSEVLAGSLDYDETHEHVLDLVVPAFADLCSIHLLDDTGRFVRIASRHHTLATAAVSAMLGESYLDNGELDGLIHQLVRDRRSLLWIAGDIDLVGQIVGPSVLARIRDQLDLTSAMVVPLIARGRPLGVLTLSTAAPRRPATSETLRLVEDVARQAALALDNARLYRAATAARLESEGAQRRLSFLAEASATLSASLDVQATLQAAVSLAVPTLADCCGVATIDDDDGSFRRMAVAHVDPEMQRRMAEHGPFLPIDEYPDHPIRQALASGRPVLVKDIRQAAWAEYADDAYRSLLEALAFHSVLVVPLEARGRRLGALTLALSSPDRAFGDDDIALGTELAGRAALAIEHATLYRQAADARDDLRRQLDFSDAIVSNIAEGITVVDHQGNITYANPIAESMLGLPLSQMLGRIGHDVMHVRDLSGRSMPRSECGLQAVYAGGVTVRLDNEAFIRADGTTFPVSVISSPLVRDGEVVGAITVFRDVSEARAQQEALRRSEERLQRALRSAGMVMWERSFTTGRTVRSELAPRLYGRSSDELLEDSLNHLRLIHPDDRECVSNAVRHAILNGVPYDVEYRVTWPDGTVRWLCGRASLFRDANGSPLGMSGTTHDITDRKRAELERQQLIAEREAEADHLRALHQALKQSLDALLGLHEVGKLLISVSDTDAMAQRLLEIAVRAASLRAAVLRRVEGTPTVVWRSVGDEAAIAALDAAWDGAADDTPDGRATPWQPTWTPHAEIHPQDGPALTVWRVPLIVRGEVIGVLEGAGDLPLPDEPTAAILGSIGLQAATAVENARLYGELAARERSLQQLVQALLVAQEDERRRLAYEIHDGFAQLVWGLQQLLEAFLNDQPSHPADARHRIEVASALAQRAVQEIRQVLAGLRPAVLDDFGLASGLRSYLDGLRDEGFDVTYVETFGPRRLSSELEITLFRLAQEALGNVRKHAGVHTARLHLTVVNEQVVMEVEDAGQGFNGVTETPSARPGGRFGLLNMQERIAHVGGELKISTQQGQGTRVRAVVPIQEPARQSSQSSPGGHSDG from the coding sequence GTGGTTCAGCACCTCGAGACCGGACACCACGGCGGTGAGCGGCTGCACGCCGCCACACCGCTGCGATCCGATGGCAGCTCGCTGCCGTTTCTCACCCAGGTGAGTGAGGTGCTGGCCGGCTCGCTTGACTACGACGAGACGCACGAGCACGTGCTCGACCTCGTCGTGCCGGCCTTTGCTGACCTCTGCTCGATTCACCTGCTGGATGACACCGGCCGGTTCGTTCGGATCGCCAGCCGCCACCACACGCTGGCGACGGCGGCCGTCTCCGCGATGCTTGGCGAGTCGTATCTGGACAACGGGGAGCTCGACGGGCTGATCCACCAGTTGGTGCGAGATCGCAGGTCGCTCTTGTGGATCGCAGGGGACATCGACCTGGTCGGGCAGATCGTCGGGCCGAGCGTGCTCGCGCGCATCAGGGACCAGCTCGATCTCACCTCGGCGATGGTCGTGCCGCTGATCGCCCGTGGCCGCCCGCTCGGCGTCCTGACGCTCTCGACGGCAGCCCCGCGCCGTCCCGCAACCTCGGAGACGCTGCGGCTGGTGGAAGATGTCGCACGGCAGGCGGCGCTTGCCCTGGACAACGCCCGGCTCTACCGTGCAGCAACGGCGGCCCGCCTGGAGAGTGAAGGAGCACAGCGTCGGCTGAGCTTCCTCGCCGAGGCCAGCGCCACCCTCTCGGCCTCGCTCGACGTGCAGGCCACGCTCCAGGCAGCCGTCTCGCTGGCCGTGCCAACGCTGGCCGATTGCTGCGGCGTCGCCACCATCGACGACGACGACGGCTCGTTTCGGCGCATGGCCGTCGCACACGTCGATCCTGAGATGCAGCGCAGGATGGCCGAGCACGGGCCATTCTTGCCCATCGACGAGTACCCGGATCACCCGATCCGGCAGGCCCTGGCGAGTGGCCGCCCCGTCCTGGTCAAGGACATCCGGCAGGCGGCCTGGGCGGAGTACGCCGACGACGCCTACCGCTCGCTGCTCGAAGCGCTCGCGTTTCACAGCGTCCTGGTGGTGCCGCTGGAGGCACGCGGACGCCGCCTCGGCGCACTGACCCTGGCGCTGTCCTCCCCTGACCGCGCGTTTGGCGATGACGATATCGCCCTTGGAACCGAGCTGGCAGGACGGGCGGCGCTCGCCATCGAGCATGCCACCCTCTACCGCCAGGCCGCCGACGCGCGCGACGATCTACGACGCCAGCTCGATTTTTCGGATGCCATCGTCAGCAACATTGCCGAGGGCATCACGGTCGTGGACCACCAGGGAAACATCACCTACGCCAACCCGATCGCCGAGTCGATGCTGGGCCTGCCCCTGAGTCAGATGCTCGGGCGGATCGGCCACGATGTCATGCACGTCCGCGATCTGAGTGGGCGCTCGATGCCGCGCTCTGAGTGCGGCCTCCAGGCCGTCTACGCCGGCGGCGTGACGGTCCGCCTGGACAACGAGGCGTTCATCCGCGCAGACGGTACGACCTTTCCGGTCTCGGTCATCTCATCGCCGCTCGTCCGCGATGGCGAGGTCGTCGGCGCGATCACCGTGTTCCGAGACGTCAGCGAGGCACGCGCCCAGCAGGAAGCCCTGCGGCGGAGCGAGGAGCGGCTCCAGCGGGCGCTTCGCTCGGCCGGCATGGTGATGTGGGAGCGCAGCTTCACGACGGGCCGGACCGTGCGCTCGGAGCTTGCGCCGCGCCTGTACGGACGGAGCAGCGACGAACTCCTGGAGGACTCGCTCAACCATCTGCGGCTGATCCACCCGGACGACCGCGAGTGCGTCTCCAACGCCGTGCGCCACGCGATCCTCAACGGCGTCCCGTACGATGTCGAGTACCGGGTGACCTGGCCCGATGGCACGGTCCGCTGGCTGTGCGGCCGGGCGAGCCTCTTCCGGGACGCCAATGGCAGTCCGCTCGGGATGAGCGGCACCACCCACGACATCACGGATCGCAAGCGCGCCGAGTTGGAGCGCCAGCAGCTCATCGCCGAGCGCGAGGCGGAAGCCGACCACCTGCGGGCACTGCACCAGGCCCTGAAGCAGAGCCTCGACGCGCTGCTCGGCCTGCACGAGGTCGGCAAGCTGCTGATCTCGGTCTCGGACACCGACGCGATGGCCCAGCGGCTGCTGGAGATCGCCGTCCGAGCCGCGAGCCTCCGCGCGGCCGTCCTGCGGCGCGTCGAAGGGACGCCGACCGTCGTCTGGCGGAGCGTCGGCGACGAGGCCGCGATTGCCGCGCTGGACGCCGCCTGGGACGGCGCAGCCGACGACACGCCAGATGGTCGCGCCACGCCCTGGCAGCCCACCTGGACCCCGCACGCCGAGATCCACCCGCAGGATGGCCCGGCGCTCACCGTTTGGCGGGTGCCGCTCATCGTCAGGGGCGAGGTGATCGGCGTCCTCGAAGGCGCTGGCGACCTGCCACTGCCGGACGAGCCCACGGCAGCGATCCTCGGCAGTATCGGTCTCCAGGCGGCCACGGCGGTGGAGAACGCCCGCCTGTACGGCGAGCTTGCCGCACGCGAGCGGTCGCTTCAGCAACTGGTGCAGGCGCTCCTGGTGGCCCAGGAGGACGAGCGGCGGCGTCTGGCATACGAGATCCATGACGGCTTCGCACAGCTGGTCTGGGGGTTGCAGCAGCTACTCGAAGCGTTCTTGAACGATCAGCCGAGCCATCCGGCAGACGCCCGGCACCGCATCGAGGTGGCGAGCGCGCTGGCACAGCGGGCCGTCCAGGAGATTCGCCAGGTGCTCGCGGGCCTGCGCCCCGCCGTCCTCGACGACTTCGGTCTGGCGAGTGGGCTGCGCTCGTACCTGGACGGTCTGCGCGATGAGGGCTTCGACGTGACGTACGTCGAGACATTCGGGCCGAGACGGCTGTCCTCGGAGCTGGAGATCACCCTGTTCCGCCTTGCCCAGGAGGCGCTGGGCAACGTGCGGAAGCACGCAGGCGTGCACACTGCGCGCCTGCATTTGACGGTCGTCAACGAGCAGGTGGTGATGGAGGTCGAAGATGCCGGGCAGGGCTTCAACGGCGTTACGGAGACACCCTCGGCCCGTCCGGGCGGGCGGTTCGGGTTGCTGAACATGCAAGAGCGCATCGCGCATGTCGGCGGGGAGTTGAAGATATCCACGCAGCAGGGGCAGGGCACGCGCGTACGGGCAGTCGTTCCGATCCAGGAGCCCGCCCGTCAGTCCAGCCAGTCCAGCCCGGGAGGGCACTCAGATGGATGA
- a CDS encoding response regulator transcription factor: MDEGSRQGRTPARTIVVDDHDVSRLGLVAILNGIPGIRVVKEAYDGPTAVSAVRSHDLDLVLMDVRMPDTEGLEATRQIRAISPQTRIIMVSYYDVPEYRAEALAAGAMGYISKGANRKAFECEITRVLRGEPYTATTAQPRAAAVSSTPSLANAAAVVDRLAPRQREVLALVGLGLRNREIGERLGISTRTVQKTVERILKYLGVPNRTQAAMIWITSGRRTVPAAEGVPG; the protein is encoded by the coding sequence ATGGATGAAGGCAGCCGTCAAGGGCGGACGCCAGCGCGGACGATCGTGGTTGACGATCATGACGTCTCGCGCCTTGGGCTCGTTGCGATTCTGAACGGGATTCCAGGCATACGGGTCGTCAAAGAGGCGTACGACGGCCCGACCGCCGTCTCGGCCGTCCGTAGCCACGATCTCGACCTCGTCCTGATGGACGTGCGGATGCCTGACACGGAGGGGCTGGAGGCAACCCGCCAGATCCGCGCCATCAGTCCGCAGACCCGTATCATCATGGTGTCCTACTACGACGTGCCCGAGTATCGGGCTGAGGCCCTCGCCGCCGGCGCCATGGGCTACATCTCGAAGGGGGCCAACCGCAAGGCTTTCGAGTGCGAGATCACGCGGGTGCTGCGCGGAGAGCCCTACACCGCCACCACGGCCCAACCCCGTGCCGCGGCGGTATCCAGCACGCCGTCGCTGGCGAACGCCGCCGCCGTGGTCGACCGGCTCGCGCCACGCCAGCGGGAGGTGCTGGCGCTCGTCGGGCTGGGACTCCGCAACCGGGAGATCGGCGAGCGGCTCGGGATCAGCACGCGCACGGTGCAGAAGACGGTCGAGCGGATCCTGAAGTACCTCGGCGTGCCGAACCGGACCCAGGCGGCGATGATCTGGATCACGTCCGGACGACGCACCGTGCCGGCGGCAGAGGGCGTCCCCGGCTGA